Proteins from a genomic interval of Lycium ferocissimum isolate CSIRO_LF1 chromosome 2, AGI_CSIRO_Lferr_CH_V1, whole genome shotgun sequence:
- the LOC132047219 gene encoding glutaredoxin — MALAKAKEIVAANPVVVFSKTYCPFCVSVKELLSKLGASFKAIELDSEKDGSEIQAALAEWTGQRTVPNVFISEKHIGGCDATTALHKEGKLVPLLTEAGALAKSSTA; from the exons ATGGCTCTCGCTAAGGCTAAGGAAATCGTTGCTGCCAATCCAGTTGTGGTCTTCAG CAAGACGTACTGTCCGTTCTGCGTTAGCGTCAAGGAGTTGTTGTCTAAGCTCGGTGCCTCCTTCAAGGCCATTGAGTTAGATTCTGAAA AGGATGGAAGTGAGATCCAGGCAGCACTGGCTGAGTGGACTGGTCAGCGAACTGTGCCAAATGTCTTCATCAGCGAGAAGCACATTGGTGGCTGTGATG CCACAACTGCCTTGCACAAGGAAGGGAAGCTTGTTCCTCTGCTAACTGAGGCTGGAGCACTTGCTAAATCTTCCACAGCTTAA
- the LOC132047218 gene encoding uncharacterized protein LOC132047218, translating into MQVQPAADTTALSYWLNWRFLLCAIWVLTPTVTAVIILWKYERSVNVNPESDGREDCEKRSWLLYFDKAWRPCVKRINPIYLAAFRVFALALLTLVLVSDFVVHGSDMMYYYTQWTFALTTIYFGFGSVLSIYGCYRYNKANSGVSKLQMDMEQGLRESLISTDYMNGVKIVNNVEYKGILLVPEVAGRCGYLFQILFQLAAGAVMLTDSVYWFVIFPFLTLKNYEFNIFTVVTHSLNAVLLLGDAALNSLPFPWFRMSYFVIWTGVYVIFQWIVHASVFFWWPYPFLDLSLKYSPAWYLLVALLHIPCYGIFALVVRLKHYVLRRWFPQS; encoded by the exons ATGCAGGTCCAGCCAGCTGCTGATACTACTGCTCTAAGTTATTGGTTGAACTGGAGGTTCTTGCTTTGTGCAATATGGGTCTTGACACCAACGGTTACAGCAGTGATCATTCTATGGAAATATGAACGATCAGTTAATGTCAATCCAGAATCTGATGGAAGGGAGGATTGTGAGAAAAGGTCTTGGCTTTTGTATTTTGACAAAGCTTGGAGACCATGTGTGAAAAGAATAAATCCAATTTATTTGGCGGCTTTCCGAGTTTTTGCACTTGCTTTACTCACACTGGTGCTTGTCTCTGATTTTGTTGTTCATGGAAGTGACATGATGTACTATTATACTCA GTGGACATTTGCTTTGACCACCATCTATTTCGGG TTTGGATCAGTACTTTCAATCTATGGCTGTTACCGGTATAACAAAGCAAACAGTGGTGTCAGCAAACTGCAGATGGATATGGAGCAAGGGTTACGCGAGTCCCTTATAAGCACAGACTATATGAATGGAGTCAAGATAGTGAACAATGTGGAGTACAAGGGAATACTTCTAGTTCCTGAAGTTGCTGGACGATGTGGCTACCTCTTCCAGATTCTTTTCCAG CTGGCTGCTGGAGCTGTGATGCTCACTGACTCTGTTTACTGGTTCGTGATCTTCCCATTTCTTACGCTCAAAAACTACGAATTTAACATT TTCACTGTTGTTACGCATTCGCTAAATGCTGTCCTGCTTCTTGGTGATGCAGCTCTGAATTCCTTG CCGTTCCCTTGGTTCCGGATGTCTTATTTTGTCATATGGACTGGTGTTTATGTCATCTTCCAGTGGATAGTTCATGCCTCTGTATTTTTTTG GTGGCCGTACCCCTTTCTTGACTTATCATTAAAATATTCTCCTGCGTG GTATTTGTTGGTGGCTTTACTGCATATTCCATGCTACGGAATATTTGCATTAGTTGTTAGACTAAAACATTATGTGTTACGGAGATGGTTCCCCCAATCATAG